aggatccaagttgaggtggtgctcgccaagttccctgggtactcctggcatgtcagctgggcaccatgcgaagattttccagtgctcacggaggaactcgacgagcgcgctttcctatgcgagatccatatttgttgcaatggacgtcgtctttttcgggtctgtcgggtgaatctgcacctccttagaatttttctcggtattgaaagttgattctttgtttggccttccaatgtctggcagcacgtcgtagtcagtcatactttttgacgccaaatactcagcttgcatcccgaaagtttctgatatccgatgaaaatccttatcgcacttatcagctaaggcgaagcttcctttgactgtgattggtccctttggtccaggcagcctccacagcaggtatgtatagtgtggcactgccataaatctagcatacgctggtcgtcccaacaagacgtggtactgcgacggaaaatctacgacttcaaattccagccgctcgattctataattctctcgggttccaaactgaacgtcgagattgatcttccccaatggataacttggcttctctggtgtgataccgtggaaccttgtgtctgttggcttcaagttcgctaaggatatgttcatcttcctcaatgtatctgtatacataaggtttaagctgctgccgccgtctatgaatactcgagagacatcaaatcccgcaataactactggtaaaataagtgctgactgccctggtcgaggaacttgttgcggatgatctgctatggtgaagccaatatcttaccctgaccaattaagatactcgacagttggtggaggcattttttctgccataaacacctgtcgtgaaattactttctgagctctatttgatggccttcccttctgaatcatcgacaccgctccgtgggagttgggatcaacataaggtggtggtggaggggctgccgctattctgagctgatgtcgattgtcttctgtaatcgcggggggaggtggcaaatgaatctcactcctgggttctcgaggatttctctgtgctgcccgagcgttagcatgctctgcataccttaacattgcctggaaattgcgacaatctttctgcaggtgtcctgactgtctttttccgttgctgtcgaggaaaaagtgcatctgacatggtgtaagggtacattgcccctatgtgtggttttggtaattaatgacaacccctatggactaatgttttcattgagtttatatgaaggaatattccataggtactacttgtactccatgtgttggattcaagtatggatgccatgaagataaagatatatcttgtgtattggcatcatgatcatcggtttgaagataaatatgtgatatgatcaacaagaagaaatgaagatggagttcttatgtggaactcaatattagccatgctctatcttaagtgagtatgagaagatacaaggttgagtcgtgcaagttcaagatgagcatctcaagtggatcacatgcttgaatcttgccgtccatttggtaataatggacatgtgaagatgtgcatcaatggagctttcccatcatgatgtatgggggagcatttgtgagtcttcacgaagcaacgatgatcaagttgaggcattccggtttgagaagagcttgaagagctatcatcaagatcaagcgggatgcgcaaggcaaaggtatggccttgctaggtttttcttttaccggtctcaaggtggttgttgggagaccggattataggatagatagccgcactattaagaggggctttcggttgggtaagttgatcacatcgtcttagggagctcaatccttgcatgcgttgcatattcttattgcttcttggtatttctcggtgtgaggttcttgagcttgttgctagctttacaacaagcccaagttcatcgaaaacggagttcacatgcatcttctattgcgttttcaaggttgggtgattttaccggttattcatgatataaggttctaccttttatattcatgataaaatcccctcctacagattcttgggttttcactttctataagatagcatttgttgttatcttccaaacaaaattggtttcatgcgattcggagttcgggagcaatagttattaaagaaaaaggaaaaggagaaaagaataaaaggaaaaagaaaaaagaaggggccagccgaccggccggtctgaccggaccggcaaccggcccacccggtccgcgaccggacttggcaccggtgccatccgggctgtGTCCAGGGGCTTCTGGCCCATGACCGGTTGCAGGCCCGGTCcacgaccggcctgcccggcgcgcactccggtccgaccggatttTGCACCAGGCCGCCTCGCGCCTGCTGGGCCTCACCGCCCGCGGCCCACCCGCCGGCCTGCTCTCCCGCTCTCCCCCGCGCGGCTTGCTCCGCGCCGCCCGCCTGCTGGGCCGCCTGCTCGCCCAGTCTGGGCCGCTCGCCCCGCGCGCCCCTTGCCTTATCCGCCGCCGGCAGCTGCTGCCGCCAGTTGGGCCGGCTCGACCGGGCTGCCGACCGGGCTCCCCAGTGCCTGGTCCGGTcagccggctgggccgccggctgGGCATATTTTTCTGTCCGTTTTTCTTGCCGattttctgtctttttcccccaacggcTATTTTTCCCCTTTAactataaataggcttcttccaccttgagccaaactagttcttcctattctctctcctccattgctactatttgaagaacttgctctcccccttgattcctccaatcattcttgctcatatttgaggatttgggagaggagatctagatctacacttccaccgatcgatttcttctctaagtgagggaaactcttgggatctagatcttggagtctttggttgacttttccccttgcttttcctctccaatctcatcctagcatttgttgctttggtgggatttgagtgtgaaggacttgaacacctccggtgttcttgctttgcatcattgcatagtgttgagctctccaccacgatttgttcgagtgagagaccgtgagcttgttacttactcttggagggtgacctcctagttggcttggtgattggtgctccggtgatttcttcaagaagattgtgaagaggcccgggcttctccttcgtggagcttgtgaagtggttgtggagcttgccatctccggagcggaggaaaagctaaccataaggaaagggccattatccttcgtgggtgtggttcggagaatagggtgagccttcatggcgcggggaatccttcgtgggacctccactcctccaaacgtgacgtaccttgttgcaaagcaagggaacacgggaatacatcctcgtctccgcgtgcctcggttatttctatacccgagctctctttccttgtgatagccatcgcgcttgaagtacatatatcttgctatcacttgtgctacatatatcttgtgcctatcttgcttagctctagttgctattgttacacttagttgagcttagcatatttagggtttgtgcttgtaaactaaacgatagtttaattccgcattcatacaagacaaatccgcaagagtttgtaattgcctattcacccccccctctaggcgacatctcgatctttcacatggcccgttcatcatttcttcgggggacacaaaaggcctcgggaacctaggcccgctattttgcctattgtttcgagaatcgtccctgttgtcgcctcgctgctcactgcttctctgataatcatctctattgtttcctcctgtgtttgcccgaaaacctgccgaaatttgtcctggagcatcatagttcgggtactgccgaggaaatcatcgccgcggttgataatttcgaccacggtcctcctctggcgacctgtgctgtttgttgtggacaacatcttctccatctgcccatctgttggctatttccattaacgcggatactgtctttgggttggtccttcccaagtcctcgacaaaatctccacgcctgattcctgcgacaaacgcatctatcgctctctcgtcagatatattttctgctgaatttttgatgttgttccacctttggatatattttctcattgactcgtccggcttttgtcgacatgctctcaactcctccaacgacgcaggttttttgcatgtggaccggaagttcttgatgaacacgtcctcgaagctttcccagctgtcgatagatcctggaggaagtttctttatccaagatcgtgcggccccactcaaatgcacctggatgctttgcatagctgttgccctagttcctcctgtgagcttcaccgtctcgagataatcaactagccagtcctctggatcctgaaggccgtcgaatttcttgaagttgtcaggtaacttgaatcctgaggggactcgagtttttcggactctcctcgtgaagcacggcaagccacacatatcctcgtcgttaagttctggggattgccgatgttcccttatgccttgccgcgctctgtcgacccttgcttgtgctgccgtgtctcttgctccacttggtccttcaggggctgccgctgttgctgctgcaggtcgtggactattttgccttgccgctccttcgggaggcgttgatacaaacgctgtccccatagctccaactcctgctatcgccatattgtacagtgtttcccttggatctcctggaggtggtttagatgcgaggataaaagcttgtgtcgccatatacccagcctctggtgtcttagggatgatgttccctcttgtatctatcgacataaaggacatgtcgaggttttggatcaagtgctctctttctgcttcgggtatgtgttgtaaccttgaccttcctctgttccgagcctccctgtggctatcacccgaagttctagattgtcgactcaaatctgcccttctcctgctggatgcagaagctgcctcctttcttctgtttaactcagctgtttgtttttccaattctcttgcagctcgtgcgagcctatattgatatgcttgcaattcctctggtgtggctgtggtggccattggttctgtaccgttcatagctcttgcggctctatcccatgcagcttgcgaaagttgaactctgtctcgcggctgtggcccgacgtatttactgcctaggcctcgtcgcagatcggagggatcgacgtatggatttcccagatcgtcgaaagcctcagatgtttcctcttgatcctcaatggcataaatctgatgatattttgtattcagatctatgttgggtttggtgacaccatcgttgagattgatgaagaccttgcccactgtaatagatttgtcgatgaagtcgtaactgtcgacactgcttgagtcattgcttatatatgagtccgcagatgactcaaacgacatgtcgctgaagatcttggcgagtttctctcttgccctggtgctgacgtagcgtgccgacgaagtttcttcttctcctgattcggttgacgatgtatagcttaaaaaatcggaatcgaccgccgacgatcccgacgaaaccggaatttcgacacgatacgatccttccttctcgacgcgaaagcgaaaccttccgaacgtcatctccataggctccgccagatacgcatatgcatccaaacgggagggtgggtgaggaacaaaatcgacaggaccagcagcgatctgtttacctcgatccattgcgttgcttgcggttgatgatgtcgaagattttgaacgtgccatcgagatcagatccttacgcctctaattcccacagacggcgccaattgacaaggtatcaacttgtcaatgcctatggatcgtaggctagggtttagttagaagtagagggcaagtagatctcgaaggtttcagccgaaaagtactcgacgattatgaaaattagggtttgtagacaatgattcgatgatctcttcgtccctcgactccccctttatataggaggtggagctgagggattcgtgttgtgcaagttacagagtccgggacggtttctaatccatcccgtaagattacaaataagacttcctattacaactctagctttccttaataacatcttgggcttccgaatctttttattcttcgggtagtgggccttcagtaaaccccgggtactatcttcggcaggcccatttgggatgcctatgtcagcggtcgcggaaaatgtccgcgttgggtacatcggggcccggtcggcagtgactagataagcaaaatatttttttcattactattgattggccaaaaggaccatctttacagagatggttagtcgagttaacctaaaactacaacggcagtacctactcgccgtcgcgcggcctacaccggcctcggttactcgcagtcgcgcgccctactactggccgccggatgggccggcgccgtcgtcgaagcgggagcgGTTCTTGCACTCCGCGCGGCGCGCACGGCGCGAACGGACATCTCGTCCTGCCACAGCGCCGTCACCGTCGCAAAGGCAACCTTcctagccgccgcctccgccgtcgcccgggcctcctcctctgccgcgcACTTTGGACCGCCGCCgcgccgggcctcctcctccgccgccgcccgggcctgtccctagccgccgccgccacggctTCGTCCCGGCGGCGATGGCGACCtccagctcccggttctcctgctcgacccgcgcggagaacggcccctacgctggagcgagtccaggtcggagcacattaacccccTAGCCATGGCCGTCGCATAGGCggcggcttcctcctccgccaccaaagcacggcggcggcgggcgtccCCGCCGgggactcgaaggacgcgagcgAGAACCCGCTGCTCACCGGCGCACTCGAAGCGCCTGGGCACGGGGGtcgtcgtccgcgatgtcgtggatgacggcgtcggccggaggggccgcgagggccgcccgcgcctccgcgagctcggccacccgcgtcggcgagctcggccatggcgttggcgatctccgccctggtcgccgcgaggcgcccttccgcgcgcactgccgcctccgcctccacctccgcgacctccgcctccgcctccgcgacctccAGGTCCAGTTGCTGGGCCTCAACGCTGGCGGCAGctacctcgtcctcctcctcctccgggtggagctggcggcaAATGTCAACAACTTGCTCCCAACTCATGGGGTCcgccatggatggatggtagtGTGAGGTGTGCCCGTCGCACCCGGCGGTGTCCACcgtatatagccacggcggggcgggaaacggcgttggcgcgcagggcgtttcccgcgcgcgcgaaacgccGGCGAAACTTGCGAATGTATTGGGCGCGCGCGGGAACGatcgtcgtcgcgcgggaacagttaatcgccggcggcagtcctcgatgggacgtaaaacgccattagcgaCCTTGACGCTGTCCCCGGATAAAATATACGTCCGCACCGCTGGAgctacccccgacgcaaacggtcgccctgGGCTACAACGCGTCcgcgggccgacgcaaacggacatttcggacgtccaaaatgcgtcgcgccgctggagatgccctaaggtaaGAAAATGGGGTACCGGATGCCCTCGTGGTGGGAGACGGCTGGAGGTGGGAGACCCAAACTGGGAAAGGCTAAAAGGACTTTTTACATAGACTGGGCTACTACTACTCTACTATTTGATTGAGCTAGAAACTATACAACGTGGGCTGGGCTGGGCCTGTTGTCGGTGTTGCATCTTGGAGGAAGTTCCGGACGGATCGGACTCGCTATAGAGGGAGGAGAGGTCGAGCGAGGAAaccctaagagcatgtctaacagcccCCGTATTTCGCTGCCCCGTATAAGTCTCTTATTTCGCCCCGTATCGAAAAACTGCTCCATTTCGAGCcgttccgtctagcagaccccgtatttcgccccgtattttcaaaaataaaaaccccgggaagttcatcttcattgatcatactacggatcatacatacatattgatcatactacggatcatactACATCTAACTACGTCTAGTCGTCAAGGATGACGTAGGGGATGAAGGCGATCCtcgccgcctcctcctgcgcctcccgTGCCTCCCGCGCCTGCCGCGCCTCGAACTCctggacggcggcgatggccgccgcctcctcctctgcctccgcccgAGCTTTCTCGGCGGCATCCGCCTCGGATTCGGCCACCGCACGGCGGATGGCCGCCTCCTCTtccgccgcctcctcttcctcctcgccgccgccgcttcctccgccgctggtgctgccgatggtGGCCCTCCATGCCGCCATCGCCGCGCGGTCGCGCCGCCATCGCGCGCGCCACTTCTCGAACGCttcgccgctcatcggcttgagcggcgggtcctGCCGGTACCACCGCCCACCCGCGGCGTACTCCCGGAGCGGCTCCGACACGTACAGCGCGCCGGCGTACTTGCAGGCCGCGCGACGGCTCCCGGCGGCGGAGAGCTTGCACTTCAGCCGCCACGCTTCCTCtacggtgtccggcgagcgggatcgcttcgatccgctcgccggcgaggcgctACTGCGGCGGCGGGAGTCCATCCTGGCTTgggggtggaatgcggcgcggaGGAGCGgctaattgctcgccggagcaggaggaggaggcggcagcGCAcgacggagctagggttgcgagtgaggggttaacccctcactcgcacctgcgcccactatatgtacggggcgacggggccgatttcctgggccccgtattccgccgaaacggggcggcccgaatacggggcctgctagacggcccaaaccgcgcctgccccgtatgtcgccggaattttacggggtgggcgggttatacggggcctgttagacatgctctaacccTATCAATCGATCGACGCGAAGGAGGCGGAGTCCAAATCCAAGGTATCCATCCATCGAATCAATTCCTCTCCTTGTCGGATCCGTCGATTGTGTCTTTATCTTCTACCCTCCTGCATCGATCCAGGCGAGGATCTACCTATCGTCCGGTCGAGACGAGACCCACCAGCTAGCGATGGCGGCTGCGGCAGCGCTCAGGAACGTCGGCCGCGCGGCGCTCCGGCAAAGAGGAACGCTCGCCCAGGCCGAGCGCAGAAGGCTTTTCGCTTCCAGGGTGCGTGCAAAGTTCGCATCTTTTACCCATCCAACCACGATCTGGCTCCAAATATATCGACTTGTTTGTTTTGCCCCCCCAATTTCGTTTAATGCGGAATCCCCATGTTAGTTAATCAATCCAGTTATAAAGGGTAAATTTGCCAATCATCTCGAACTGGAAGCACATGCATAGGCCTGATTGCATCCATGTGAACTCTGTTTGAAATTCAATACTATTATTATGCATCTAATCCTTTTTGCCTTCCTTGCTGCTAGTATTATGCATCCTACTATCTAAGTGCAGTTTTGTAATTCTCTGCCTTATTAAGCAAAAAACCTAGCTTACAAATTGCACCACTGAGCTTTAGTAATTTTTGTTTTGTGTTCGTTTTGTGTCTAGCCTTCAACCATTGAAGAGAAAGAAGAAGCCAGGCTCCATTTGATGCAAATCGATTCGAAGAAAGAGGAGCTGTTTGATTTAATGGCTAGCTTTAATGCGAGGTACATGATCCATGGCAGCCTTGCAGAAACCAATGGTCTTCTGCTGGAGCAACTCTCGATGGCAGTCGACCCCAGACCCCATGATCCTCAATGGTATATAATCAAACACCACCTTTTTGTACATAGTATATTTTCACACGTGCTCTTTTTTTTTCATCTTTCTATTTCTTTATGGTATTTGCTTGTATCGTGTAAAATGTAGGCGCTGGTTGCAAGGAGTTCAAAGGTTCCGTCGTGTCATGACGTACCTGGGGATATGTACTTTTTGCACTACGGTTTCGGTTGGTTTGCCCTGGTTGATCAAAGATCCTAAGCCAAAGAAGATAGCCCGGGACGTGTGGACTGCGCTACAGCAATGAAGTGATTACCTTGCCTGGTTGGTTGTCTACTATTACCTATATTCGTTAATGTAAGATCTTTTGGCCAACTAAATTAGTTTGCCAAAACGTCCTATATTAtggaatggaggtagtagtagTTATGCATATTATGGAATGGAGGTAATAGTAGTAGTTATGCGGTGGAATATGTACTAAATCTCTATGTAAGAGAGCACTCATTAAGAGAGTATCTTTTCCGTTTGGTCGTCTACTAGTTGTCTGGTGGAATCTGTACTAAATGTCTAGTATAGTATAACAGAGTCTTTAGTGCTTTAGCTAACTGGACGATCTCCCATGTCTTATAAGACAGGAATCAatcctgatctggttgtaacctgtAAGACTAATCACAATGgggagtatcatatagtagtatcatgcatatggtacTACTGTGTGATACTatcttcacaatgcatagtatcatgtagtagtatcatagattacttatatttagtgatttgtagaatctcaatgcaaaagtgtgtacaagattgctttgacattaatttttctagttctacgtgctatgatacagtatctacctatgatactactaccatctctttcttcatttattgatgtgacacatcagctttttacatgcatgtgatgcatgatactagctatgatactcccattgtgggtagtctaagTTATTATCGCGATGCTATTTATTGTGGTGTCTCCCAGCTGTGTATCTTGTCTAGCTTTCATTGACCACTGTAAATGGAAGGCAACGAGTTTCTTCTGGAGCAAATAGCCTTCAGCAGATAGGCTTTGTACAGAAGTGTTTCTGAAGCCTTTCGATGAACTAACTATATAGATTTTGCCTTGTGGTAGGCCATGCCATTTAGGAATCGCACTGGCAGATTCAACTATACTGCTTTAGTACCTGTTCCCAGTATAACAGCAGCAACGACATCATTGTCATCATTTTTTCC
This Lolium perenne isolate Kyuss_39 chromosome 1, Kyuss_2.0, whole genome shotgun sequence DNA region includes the following protein-coding sequences:
- the LOC127328173 gene encoding uncharacterized protein; this translates as MAAAAALRNVGRAALRQRGTLAQAERRRLFASRPSTIEEKEEARLHLMQIDSKKEELFDLMASFNARYMIHGSLAETNGLLLEQLSMAVDPRPHDPQWRWLQGVQRFRRVMTYLGICTFCTTVSVGLPWLIKDPKPKKIARDVWTALQQ